The Glycine soja cultivar W05 chromosome 15, ASM419377v2, whole genome shotgun sequence region GGGAAGAACAATGTAGAGATTAGTGTGAAGGTAATGTTGCTGCTATGTTGGGAGGTCACTAAACCTTTAGTCATCTGTGTTTACTTTTTGTGCAAGGGAGTTGGGGTTGCCTCTAATTGATGCTTATGTAATGAGTTCATTGTCTGTGTACAGACTGGTGCACAAGTTGTGTATTCGAAGTATGCAGGTACTGAGGTGGACTTCAATGGTACAAAGCATCTTATTGTGAAGGATGATGACATTGTTGGTATCCTCGAAACTGATGACATCAAGGATCTTAAACCCTTGAATGATAGAGTCCTCATAAAGGTACTTCTTCTTTAGAGCTTTGCTTATTCCAGTGTTTGGATCTATAGGTGGAGAGTGATATTTGATCATTTgtaagtcatgttcataaagtgTATAATTCTCAAGGTTTATTTAAGTTCTGTTCGTGTATAAGTTATGTTAATCTTGTTGTCCATATAAGAGTAGCATCTAAATACACTTTGGTCTCCTGTGAAGCATTTATGCTTGCATTTATTTCATGCATGAGTAGCAGATATATGTCTGATACCAAATATGAGACATAGAAGTACGTATGAGAAGAAATGTAGAAGCATTGTCTCTTGATGAATCAGAAATGGTAGTTGTCTTCTTTATGAATAGATGTTCAAAAAGGGAATGAGATTAATACTAGTCCTATTTGTAggtgatttataatttttatttagtgaTGTTGAAGAAGTATGTTCTTAATTTGGATTTGCAAAATGACAATTATATTGTTAGTATATTCTATATGAATTTACATATCTAAATATGTAGCCTGCATGCCAAGTATCTatgtattttaagaataattgtTGCCCTGTCAAATTACACAGAAGAATATGATGTGTATCTTATTTGTATGCCATCGATGGTCTCTGCTGCTTATGGATGCCTGTGATAATTTTGATGGCAGCTTCTAATCGATTAAATATTGAACACAGGTTGCTGAAGCTGAGGAAAAAACCTCTGGCGGTTTGTTGCTTACAGAGGCAACCAAGGACAAACCTTCGATTGGAACAGTAAGCCTTCCTATCATAGTCATCTTCTGTTTGAAACGATAGTGTAGCCTATGTCACTAATTAATAAGACTATGCCCAGGCACAATTTAACTAGAGAAATGATACTTATACAACAAAATTTACAACCaagagagaaaagtgagaaagatttgaatttgaaatacaATAAATGATAGAATGGAGGAGAGAGACAGacacaaaaaatattgtataaattgTTGTACGTATATTACGTTTCACTTATATGTTGTTGGGAGTGTTTTAACTGAATAAAGCTTTTGCAATGCTTGGAATGTTACAGGTGATAGCTGTTGGGCCGGGGCATCTGGACGAGGAAGGCAACAGAAAACCGTTGTCCGTGACTCCGGGGAACACAGTTTTGTACTCCAAATATGCTGGAAATGACTTCAAGGGCAAAGATGGTTCTGACTATATTACCTTGAGAGTCTCAGATGTCATGGCTGTTCTCTCCTAGGAGCAACTTGCTTTGGTTTTGTTACTTGAAATTTTTGTGTTCATCTCGAGACAACGTGCATTTTTTAACTGTAAGgacttttgaaaaatatagttaattgcAATCTGTTCCGTAGACAATCTTTTCATTATCTTTGGATTTGGTAGCCTTCCTGGTGTTGAAATAAATTCTGCAATATCTTAGaacattttcttaattattaaatgcAATCAATCTTCCTAAAGATGAAATAATACTCGATTTGTTTATTGCTTAAGAGGATTAATGAAAAGGAGTTAAGATTACTTAAAATTAGGGTTACTAATTTGCACCTTACAGTGTAAAATACCATGCGATACATGCGATTACACTTGGGGGATGGTTCTCCAAGCTTCTACGTCCTAAGTGCTGTTAATGGATTCAATTCTCTGTTACAGTTGTGTTGGTTTTGCAATATTTCAAACAAATAGATTATTTTCCTACTTTTTATTCATCTAAACATAGTACAGGTTTGGCAACAGGAATTTTCCACGTTGACATGTCCTACACAAACAGGCACCCTTTATAAAATAGGGGGATAGGACAattactttcattcatcaaacaaGCATATTCCTATAGGAATGATCAAATaagttatattaattaatctaattacacattaattcaaaatattaatataaatttttaatgtcatttttttttaagtaatagtgtgttaatttgtattgtacgctaattatattaaaaaaatccatgAAGTATCATACTAGGATTAGGCAATTATCCTTTTAAGATCTTTGTCAGCATACATGACAGCTGATGGATGCTTCGGTTGaacaaacatttgaaaataactttttttttttagattcacATTTGAAAATATCAAAACATAATACATATTGAACCTAGGAAAACCACGTatccatttatttttttggtaaaaaacgTAACAGCTGCTTTAAAGCTAAAACAACGTTTTG contains the following coding sequences:
- the LOC114387837 gene encoding 20 kDa chaperonin, chloroplastic-like — its product is MASAQLTAIASSISTASFEGLRPSAVQFASTGRIRIGNLSQRSFRGLVVKAATVVAPKYTAIKPLGDRVLIKIKEAEEKTEGGILLPSTAQTKPQGGEVVAVGEGKTVGKNNVEISVKTGAQVVYSKYAGTEVDFNGTKHLIVKDDDIVGILETDDIKDLKPLNDRVLIKVAEAEEKTSGGLLLTEATKDKPSIGTVIAVGPGHLDEEGNRKPLSVTPGNTVLYSKYAGNDFKGKDGSDYITLRVSDVMAVLS